The following are from one region of the Bactrocera oleae isolate idBacOlea1 chromosome 6, idBacOlea1, whole genome shotgun sequence genome:
- the MED1 gene encoding mediator of RNA polymerase II transcription subunit 1: MNSTVVKGAVGTTTTTAAQLLSSAPSAAEKNKQWQRELLMERIRTRSNQHKSFPELAKAMRMSMLEKRYALDAVEKANLQKCLDSMQHCIKVTSRQGLVERLESLSRQLGLKFMEDTSGLFISTDMFFLEIILDANGALTDVKVHHECKIEQQSCSELVNCLNRGDFADFTVQLEGLSSIYQLNAEPKVKTKAFVALQAMETDLYNLFQMQNFTKDSQQLVKSSSVGLVLKRRGGHPMKLIYFVSPYDLISLDTKSVQPLTTDLITSKDIGFSVTVNLEASSANKLQILPIVSVTNDPQTGIDVPIYAPLNQQNSMLLPATFVLRLNKPLPVCHANLRALGLPLGVASDGATGLESPDKKEVVISSIMNLVVQTASEQQLKNSQKGLFVNLPDQTHCYFFTENKQLQATLVSSIPFTEPMQVPKILDFLKRQALFYTLLASCVRTQSKMGNDMESTTILEVNAISFQQISVSLQHTYEETMATLEFDLRDGNVKCALYSLTHNYDLLSLKLTKVVEKCLSIPVTIRALLKFWDQETMSMFQRTIGGGVGGGMGGLGGTGACGSTGNAGYGNFSMVMGPNDSGGGVGGSAGMRGGGVKMEQNARQQQQQMSNMASATTSMGGGGVGGVGMNAACNSVAGIAGFLQYKNEVKQEDFHDSPKSQMQNNLAFHAAVESSSLGSVHQLQQTQQQQQQLLLLQQQAASPHEQNAGGKQTEIEIADKYKNIWMDKTNLKNCVSITPISPDSNSRGATQQQGVDVKRSVGIEIIPLTAANGANASGATVTMPGGTNVPQTGVNTSSTITITPINAVTNTAINANKDKKTSGGTAVGSGGLNAGPNMSAVGGKRPLDVTSSNDTQKEKKRKKKRDDSPMGPPEKVYSRQNSPAATNETAATVAARKFSSPSSSPKGGSGSNMLSGANTGAAGNAALLSTRPSPKHSPVYSSPKHSNTASNSPKSPFGTHSPKHGSSGKPSMSTLKSATATSLSPKGDKAGCGGASSLVGNAAAGVAAANAVKAAMGVGVVGGMPQMKSINHLTAPTAMNTVAGGYGGVANMSGSAGAGGVGVGVGVGQLLSGNGAGGGMDMNAAAVAASQVAAMRKVVSGAVSSTASTMSVAPTTATATPTLPGAPVSAPLQHSPPDIGSSEVKCGGRAESIQQFNSTEYMVKPSQEGLKLTINKTSGAGKSSISSNNANSNNANSCSSSASLASTSNTTTTAGKGLKSCSATGSTKKQHTGLKPGVSSGPASKKLASAKSPSKKSSTCKHPFQKSNSSGSLSTKSTNPTGGLTKSYSTNTFGDLSGTGVAAARKSAKKSATPSSTSTANASANATATSAPATRLDHQADMLKILQYASPAMAANMEGFMKGFNSKFQIPKLSQRAANLSNGSQSAPTTPTALSPALSGVNSTAGAKVDNPANEALQTLQHTQQQQQQQQQQQQQQQNATTMQLNANYHLAQKSEGLQMHYANHHRQQQQQQQQQQHSQMHNQHAQHQAALTADYHHQASAVAHSQPLDESSFMPNAAAASSAGYGGK, translated from the exons atgaattctacTGTAGTAAAGGGGGCGGTCGGAACAACTA CAACAACAGCTGCTCAGTTGCTCAGCTCTGCACCAAGCGCTgctgaaaaaaataaacaatggcAACGCGAACTGCTTATGGAACGGATACGTACGCGCTCCAATCAACACAAATCCTTTCCTGAACTGGCGAAGGCTATGCGCATGTCCATGTTGGAGAAACGTTATGCACTCGATGCAGTGGAGAAGGCAAATTTGCAAAAATGCCTCGACAGCATGCAACATTGCATTAAAGTAACATCACGACAAGGGCTCGTTGAAAGGCTTGAGAGTCTTTCGCGCCAGTTGGGCCTCAAGTTCATGGAAGATACCTCGGGTTTGTTTATATCGACCGATATGTtctttttggaaattattttggACGCAAACGGCGCACTAACCGATGTCAAAGTGCATCATGAATGCAAAATTGAACAACAATCATGCAGTGAATTGGTGAACTGCTTGAATCGTGGTGATTTTGCCGATTTCACTGTGCAGTTGGAGGGTCTATCCTCCATCTATCAATTGAATGCAGAACCCAAAGTCAAAACCAAGGCTTTTGTTGCCTTACAAGCGATGGAAACCGATTTATATAATCTCTTTCAAATGCAGAATTTCACAAAAGACTCGCAGCAACTAGTCAAATCATCTTCAGTGGGTTTAGTGCTTAAGCGACGTGGCGGTCATCCAATGAAACTCATTTATTTCGTTTCACCTTATGATCTCATATCACTGGATACGAAGTCGGTGCAACCGCTAACTACCGATTTAATAACAAGCAAAGATATTGGCTTCAGTGTGACTGTGAACCTGGAGGCTTCGTCAGCgaataaattgcaaatattgcCGATTGTTAGCGTAACAAATGATCCACAAACCGGCATTGATGTACCAATATATGCGCCATTGAATCAGCAAAATTCCATGCTCTTACCCGCCACATTTGTGTTACGTCTAAACAAACCGCTACCTGTATGCCATGCCAATTTGAGAGCTTTGGGTTTGCCGCTCGGTGTGGCATCTGACGGCGCAACCGGCTTAGAATCACCTGACAAAAAAGAAGTTGTCATATCATCGATTATGAATTTGGTAGTGCAAACCGCTTCCGAGCAACAATTAAAGAACTCACAGAAGGGTCTCTTTGTAAATTTGCCGGATCAGACGCATTGCTACTTCTTCACAGAGAATAAACAATTACAG gctACCCTGGTTTCATCCATACCCTTTACGGAGCCTATGCAAGTaccaaaaattttggattttctcAAGCGTCAGGCGCTTTTCTACACTCTTCTGGCAAGTTGTGTGCGTACACAGTCAAAAATGGGTAACG ACATGGAATCCACCACCATACTCGAAGTGAACGCCATTTCCTTTCAACAAATCAGCGTTTCATTGCAACATACCTACGAGGAGACAATGGCAACTCTGGAGTTCGATTTACGTGACGGCAATGTAAAGTGTGCACTCTACTCGCTAACACACAACTATGATCTGCTGTCGTTGAAACTTACAAAAGTTGTGGAAAAGTGTTTATCCATACCGGTGACCATACGTGCGCTACTCAAGTTTTGGGATCAAGAAACAATGAGCATGTTTCAGCGCACAATCGGTGGTGGCGTTGGCGGTGGCATGGGTGGTTTAGGTGGTACGGGCGCTTGTGGCAGCACTGGCAATGCTGGTTATGGAAATTTTAGTATGGTCATGGGACCGAATGATTCGGGCGGTGGTGTTGGCGGTAGTGCTGGCATGCGTGGTGGTGGCGTTAAAATGGAACAAAAtgcacgacaacaacaacaacaaatgtcgAATATGGCTTCTGCAACGACGTCAATGGGTGGTGGTGGTGTCGGTGGCGTTGGCATGAATGCCGCTTGCAATAGCGTTGCCGGCATTGCAGGTTTTCTACAATATAAAAACGAAGTCAAGCAGGAGGATTTTCATGATAGCCCAAAGAGtcaaatgcaaaataatttaGCTTTCCATGCTGCTGTTGAAAGCAGCTCTTTGGGCAGCGTACATCAGCTACAGCAaacgcagcagcaacaacaacaactactactactacaacaacaagccGCATCACCACATGAGCAAAATGCCGGCGGCAAGCAAACGGAAATCGAAATAGCCGATAAGTACAAGAACATCTGGATggataaaacaaatttaaagaattGCGTCAGCATAACACCCATTTCGCCGGATAGTAATAGTAGAGGCGCTACCCAACAACAAGGCGTCGATGTAAAACGCTCCGTCGGCATAGAAATTATACCTTTGACGGCAGCGAACGGCGCCAATGCTAGCGGCGCTACAGTCACAATGCCCGGCGGCACGAATGTGCCACAAACCGGCGTCAACACCTCATCCACCATCACTATAACGCCCATAAATGCCGTAACCAATACGGCTATTAATGCCAATAAGGATAAAAAAACGAGCGGCGGCACAGCGGTGGGTAGTGGTGGCTTAAATGCCGGCCCGAATATGTCTGCGGTGGGTGGCAAGCGTCCATTGGATGTAACCTCAAGCAACGATACGCAAAAGGAGAAGAAACGTAAAAAGAAGCGCGACGACTCACCTATGGGTCCACCGGAAAAAGTGTATTCCCGTCAAAATTCGCCTGCTGCCACCAACGAGACAGCTGCCACAGTAGCGGCACGCAAATTCTCCTCACCATCCTCCTCACCAAAGGGTGGCAGCGGCAGCAACATGCTTAGCGGCGCCAACACCGGCGCCGCCGGCAATGCTGCGCTGCTTTCGACACGTCCCAGCCCGAAACATTCGCCCGTCTATAGCAGTCCGAAGCATTCGAATACCGCCTCGAATAGTCCGAAGTCACCGTTCGGCACGCATTCGCCAAAGCATGGCTCTTCGGGCAAGCCGAGCATGTCGACACTGAAAAGTGCCACAGCGACCAGTCTGAGTCCGAAAGGCGACAAAGCCGGTTGTGGCGGCGCAAGCAGTTTAGTTGGCAATGCGGCGGCCGGTGTTGCCGCTGCAAATGCTGTGAAAGCAGCTATGGGTGTGGGTGTGGTTGGTGGCATGCCACAAATGAAGTCTATCAATCATTTAACTGCACCAACAGCTATGAATACGGTTGCTGGTGGCTATGGTGGCGTGGCCAATATGAGTGGCTCGGCTGGTGCTGgtggcgttggtgttggtgtcGGTGTTGGCCAGTTGTTGAGTGGCAATGGTGCAGGCGGCGGCATGGATATGAATGCAGCGGCTGTTGCGGCATCACAAGTGGCTGCTATGCGCAAAGTGGTGAGCGGCGCG GTTAGTTCGACGGCGTCAACGATGTCAGTCgcgccaacaacagcaacagcaacgccAACGCTTCCGGGAGCGCCAGTGTCGGCGCCGCTGCAACACTCGCCGCCGGACATTGGCAGCAGTGAGGTGAAGTGCGGTGGACGTGCCGAGTCAATACAGCAGTTCAACTCCACCGAATACATGGTGAAACCGAGCCAGGAGGGCTTGAAGCTGACCATCAACAAGACGAGCGGTGCTGGCAAATCCAGTATTAGTAGCAACAatgccaacagcaacaacgccAATAGCTGTAGCAGCAGCGCTAGTTTGGCTTCTACAAGCAATACCACCACAACAGCTGGGAAGGGTTTGAAATCGTGTAGCGCCACGGGTTCAACTAAGAAACAACATACTGGACTCAAACCGGGCGTTAGCAGTGGACCGGCCTCTAAGAAGTTAGCGTCAGCCAAGTCACCGTCCAAGAAAAGTTCGACATGCAAGCATCCCTTTCAAAAGTCCAACTCATCCGGTAGCTTGTCAACGAAATCGACCAATCCTACGGGTGGTCTGACCAAAAGCTACAGCACAAACACATTTGGCGACCTGAGTGGTACGGGCGTCGCAGCAGCACGTAAGTCCGCCAAGAAATCCGCCACGCCGTCGTCAACGTCGACGGCGAACGCGAGCGCCAATGCAACCGCTACTTCTGCACCTGCTACACGCTTGGATCACCAAGCGGATATGTTGAAAATACTACAATATGCCTCACCGGCAATGGCGGCCAACATGGAGGGCTTCATGAAGGGCTTCAATAGTAAATTTCAAATACCGAAATTATCGCAACGCGCCGCCAACCTCTCGAATGGCTCACAATCGGCACCGACCACGCCGACTGCACTCTCGCCAGCTTTGAGTGGTGTTAACAGTACTGCGGGTGCAAAGGTTGATAACCCTGCCAACGAAGCCCTACAAACGTTACAGCAtacgcaacaacagcaacaacaacagcaacagcaacaacaacagcaacaaaatgctACCACAATGCAACTGAACGCTAATTATCATTTGGCACAGAAAAGCGAAGGCTTACAAATGCATTATGCTAATCATCACcgtcagcagcagcagcagcagcaacaacaacaacactcgcAAATGCATAATCAGCACGCTCAACACCAGGCAGCTTTAACAGCTGACTACCACCATCAAGCGTCGGCCGTCGCTCACAGTCAACCACTGGACGAGTCGTCGTTTATGCCGAACGCTGCTGCTGCGTCGTCGGCTGGATACGGCGGTAAATGA